Proteins found in one Homalodisca vitripennis isolate AUS2020 chromosome 4, UT_GWSS_2.1, whole genome shotgun sequence genomic segment:
- the LOC124361050 gene encoding adhesive plaque matrix protein-like, whose product MEFYDLNCVRPFGFPDDFAVAAEDKPVIFKAFTSYSLTYYILLTYLLHPTHLPTTSYSPTYYVLLTYLLLHPTHLPITSCSPTYYILLTYLLHPAHLPTASCSPTYYILLTYLLHPTHLPTTSYSPTYYILLTYLLHLLPTHLPTTSYSPTYYILLTYLLHPTHLPTTSYSPTYYILLTYLLQPTHLPTTSCSPTYYILLTYLLHPTHLPTTSYSPTYYILLTYLLHPAHLPTTSCSPTYYNLLTYLLHPAHLPTTTYSPTYYILLTYLLHPTHLPTTSYSPTYYILLTYLLHPTHLPTTSYSPTYYILLTYLLHPTHLPTTSYSPTYYILRYI is encoded by the coding sequence ATAAACCTGTCATTTTCAAGGCTTTTACATCCTACTCACTTACCTACTACATCCTACTCACCTACCTACTACATCCTACTCACCTACCTACTACATCCTACTCACCTACCTACTACGTCCTGCTCACCTACCTACTACTACATCCTACTCACCTACCTATTACATCCTGCTCACCTACCTACTACATCCTACTCACCTACCTACTACATCCTGCTCACCTACCTACTGCATCCTGCTCACCTACCTACTACATCCTGCTCACCTACCTACTACATCCTACTCACCTACCTACTACATCCTACTCACCTACCTACTACATCCTACTCACCTACCTACTACATCTCCTACCTACTCACCTACCTACTACATCCTACTCACCTACCTACTACATCCTACTCACCTACCTACTACATCCTACTCACCTACCTACTACATCCTACTCACCTACCTACTACATCCTGCTCACCTACCTACTACAACCTACTCACCTACCTACTACATCCTGCTCACCTACCTACTACATCCTACTCACCTACCTACTACATCCTACTCACCTACCTACTACATCCTACTCACCTACCTACTACATCCTGCTCACCTACCTACTACATCCTGCTCACCTACCTACTACATCCTGCTCACCTACCTACTACAACCTACTCACCTACCTACTACATCCTGCTCACCTACCTACTACAACCTACTCACCTACCTACTACATCCTGCTCACCTACCTACTACATCCTACTCACCTACCTACTACATCCTACTCACCTACCTACTACATCCTACTCACCTACCTACTACATCCTACTCACCTACCTACTACATCCTACTCACCTACCTACTACATCCTACTCACCTACCTACTACATCCTACTCACCTACCTACTACATCCTACTCACCTACCTACTACATCCTACGATACATCTAA